A window of Candidatus Paceibacterota bacterium genomic DNA:
GCTTTATATTGCGCGCAAGGATAAATATGATCCATCAAATATTGCAGGTCTCATGGGCGTGCTTAAGCAATTTTCATCCGTAGAACTAAACGGTTTCAAGGATAATAATGTTACGAAGATCGACAAAAAGCAGAAAATCTATAACGATGCAGATCTTGTAAAAGCAAAAAAGAAAATGTTTGATAAGTATTTGCGCAGAGGATTCTTCTATGAAAAGGGAAAGCCTTTTGTTCTCAATACAGAAGAGCTTGCGACAATATTTCACTTCCCAGGAAGAGTGTCAGCAACACCAACATTCAGTCGCATCGAATCACGCAAGGCCGAGCCGCCAAGCAACCTTCCAATCTAGCTTCAAAGCTAGATTGTATTGCTCATTCAAGACCAATTATGGATAATATTGTTGACCTTTCCACAAATCTGCAGAATGGCGTGCCGTCAGTGCCGCCCCCAAAGCATGCTTCGCATACAGTGTTTTATGTTATTACCTCAATACTTCTTTTGTTAACATCGGCAGGACTCGGTGTGTTTTATGCATTTATGTTCACTCCACCGGTAGATTTCGTTCCTCGTACTATTGTGCGTATTCCCGATGGAGCAAGTGTCCAAGAAATTGCTACGGTGCTTACAAATGCACATATTATCAAGTCGCCAGAAGCTTTTGCTGTACTCGTGCGTATTAAGGGTGATGATACACGCATGCATCAAGGTGAGTATTATTTCGAATCGCCGACAGCACTTCCATATGTCATTGATCGTATTGCAGCTGCTGATTTTGGTATTGAAAATGTAAAAGTGCTCATCCCTGAAGGGTATACCAGGCAAGAGATGGCAAAGGTATTTGCGGCTGAATTCCCAGATTTTTCTGCTGACGCATTTATGAATGAGACCAAGGATATGGAGGGATATCTATTTCCTGACACTTACCGTTTCTTCCGTACCGCGACGAGCGGCCAGGTGGTAAGTGATATGAGAAAGACTTTTCAGCTCAAGACTGCGGACTTACAAAAGGAGGCACAGCTACAGGAAAAGAGATGGTCTGATATTGTAATTACTGCTTCTTTAGTAGAGCTAGAAGGGAAGACTGCTGAGGATCGTGCGAAGATCGCGGACATCATCTATCGAAGAATTGCGGCGAATATGCCCCTGCAGCTCGATGCCCCATTTCTATACATCATGAATAAAGCCTCGCTCCAGCTCACTCAGGAAGATCTTTATACGCAGTCTCCCTATAATACGTACCGCAATAAAGGTCTTCCGCCGACCCCGATTGCTTCGCCAGGACTTATGAGTATCAGTGCTGCACTGCATCCCATTGCGAATGAATATCTCTATTATCTTTCGGATAAGGCAGGCATAATTCACTACGCTAAGGATTTTAATGAGCACCGAAAAAATAAGCAGCTCTATTTGAAGTAGTGATAATACACCCATATGCTTGGGTGTTTTTGTTTTTCTGTGCACATCGGGCTGATATTCTTATGCTATAATTGAAGCATATATGTCCTTCTTTAGAGGTCTTTTCTCTGGTAATAGTGTTGCGCGGCACATACTTGTCGTCGATGTAGGCTCTGGTTCTATCGGAGTAGCTTTGGTGCGTTTGGAAAAGAGTGCAACTCCAATGATTTTGGGTACCGCACGTCAAGTCATACCATTTCAAGAGAAACTTAATGTACAGCGTTTTGTTACGCTCATGCAGGAGTCGCTCAATGCTGCGACCGATGCAGTCATGGAGCATAATAAGGATATTATCCCTCATACGGTTATGTTTGGACTTGCTTCTCCTTGGAATACATCCCAGACAAGGCTCGTTCATCTCGACCAGCCCGATGACTTTCTGGTTACCGAAAAAGGATTAAGACAGATCATTGAGAAAGAGGGAGGCATGTTCACTTCTGCGCCTTTTGACCCTAATGGACCAAAGGAGCTCATGAAGAACGTACTCATTGAGTCACGCGCAATGCAGATCAAACTTAATGGATACGAAGTTGATTCACCAATTGGACGACGGGCTCGAGAGCTTGATATCGCACTCTATTTGTCGGTGATGCCCGAGCGTATTAAGGATTCGTTCTCAGATACAATTGGTAGGCGTTGGCCGCATGCCGACCTACGTTTCCACTCATTCATGTATGCTGCTTTCAACGCAGTTCGCGATACATTTGCAGAGAGCGCCTCGTTTGTGGTGGTTGATGTTGCTGGTGAGGTAACCGATGTTGCCCTTGTGCGAGATAACGTTCTCCTTGAGTCGCTCTCTTTCCCGCTTGGCTATCATGCAATTACTCGAATGACGATGCGAGAGCTCGGACTTCAAAGCGCTGCGGCGGACACTGAAGTTGCACTCTATCTTGAGGGTAAGTCGAGTGTAGAACGAGCGAAGCAAATGGAGCAGATCTTTGCAAAAGTTGTGCGCGAATGGAAGCTTTTATTTATCGGCGCACTTACACAACTTGGAGAGCAATATCCGATTCCTCATGTTATTTACCACTTTGTGGATGAAGAATACGTTACTTATTACGGGGACGCTATGCGTGAATCAGGGAGTAGGGTATTTGGTGAAGAACAGGGTGACTTTACCGTTCATTCTCTTGATGAAGAGTTCCTTCTTCGCTTTATGAAGCTTGCTGAGGGTCAGCGTGCAGATATCTTCTTGTGTGTTATTATTATGATATTAGACAAGCTTCTTGAGGCTGATTTGAAGCATTAATTCTAAGCTATGATCAATCGTACTGATTCACTCGAAGGTGGTAATGAGACTCCGGCGCCAAAGCGTCGCATTATTCGACATATTGTAAGGCGAGTTCCAAAGCAGCAACCTGTTGCTGATGTTTTGCCGATGACTGCAGCTGATGCAGTTGCTGCACAGGTGCTTTCAAAGAATGCGCAGGCTGAGCAGAAAGAGCCAGAGGTAGTCTTGCCCTTGAGCCCCGTGCGTACACCAATGACGGGCCGCGTACTTGAGCCGAGTGAGGAGGCGCATGCATTACTATCTGCCGATGAAGATGAGAAGCCATTCCCGGTAATTGAGTATCCTGCAATGCCAACAATTGAGCCGAAGAATATGGTGCTCGAGCAGTTTGCTGCGCGCAAAGAGAAGAGTCGCGATGAGTTGAAAGCAGCGACACCTACTGTTCCCGCTGCAACGGGCCGCAGTCCTATTGAAAGCATTTGGCCATATATTGCCGCTGCAAAACAGCATACAAGTGAGTCTCGCGATGAGCGTGAGGTTGAAATGCCAAGCGCAAATGATCGTCAGCGTTCTGAGAGTGTCTCAGAGTTTGAACCGGAGCATAACTATTTTGCTTGGATACCTTGGGTACTTGGACCTATTATCGTTATTGCGCTCATTATTGCGGGAGTGTCATACTTTTCGGGTGCAACAGTTGTGATCACGCCGAAGACTGCGCAAGCGGATCTCCTTGCAGATCTTTCTACGGTAAAGAATGGTGATCCAGTAAAGGAATATCCACTTTCTGTGCTCGCAATCGAAGATAAGGTATTTGTTGATGTTCCTGCTACAGAGTCAAAGACATCAGTGGCAACAGCATCAGGCAAGGTGACTTTGTTCAACAAGCAGACTGTTGCCCAGAAGCTCATTAAGACTACTCGTTTTGAAGCCACAGATGGAAAGATTTACCGCATTCATGAGAATGTAACTATTCCTGCAGCAAAGGCAGGGAAGCCAGGTACTCTTGATGTTGTTGTTTATGCAGAATCATCTGGCCCAGACTATAATCGAAAGGGTCCAGCTGAATTTACGCTTCCTGGATTCAAGGGTAAGCCACAGTTCACTCAGGTAGGAGCAAATCTTACTGGCGAAATTTCTGGTGGTTCAGCAGGTGTAAAGAAGTCTGTTCCAAATGATGTGCTTGATGAGGTTGCTCAGAAGCTTAGAATTGAGCTTGAGAATAAACTCCGCGCTCGTGCGACACAGGAAATACTTCCAACACAGATTGGATATGAAGCCTTGTATCAGTTTACCTATAAGGAACCTGTACTCGAGGCGTCAGATGCGCCTGAGAAGGCACGAGCAGTGCTCGCAGGTACACTTTCCGCACCAGTATTTGATCGCGCAATGCTTACTAAGGCACTAGCGAAACTGGCGCTTAAGGATTATGTAGATGAGGACATTTCTCTTGCGCATATTGAGTTGCTTCCTATTAAGTATGTCGAGGGACAGAAGGTTGATCTCATGACCGATGAAAAGGTGACGTTCCATGTAGAGGGAAGTGCAAACTTCATTTGGAAGGTAGATACCGATACATTCACTCGTGCTTTGCTTAATGTTTCAAAGGATGATGTGAAGAAAGTGATGACGAGATTCCCAAGCATTGATCATGTTGATGCGACATTGAGGCCTTTCTGGAAGCAGTACTTCCCGGGGAGTGTGAAGGATTTCGTGGTGACGGTGAAATAGGATAATATAAATGCAAAAAGCGCCGAGCGGCGCTTTTTGGTTTTGATGCGAGGGGAGCCAAAAACCGTTCCGGTTTTTGACTCATTGAACGCTTCGCGTGCATGAATCAGAGTCGAGTTCCTCGCCCCTTCGTCTCTAAGTATTCTGCTCCAAGCATTCGCAGAATACTAAGAGCGAGTAGGGCCAGGGCTCACCGACCGTGCACGCGGCTGGATTTCTCACGGCCCTAGCAAGGGCCGGACAAATCAGCGCCGGGTGACGGTGCCCGGCTCCGCCCTTCGAGTTCTCGAGGGGGTGGCAGCACATAGCAAAAAAGACGCTTTCGCGTCTTTTTTGTATGCTGTCCCCCCTCGAGGACTCGAACCTCGGACCGTCTCGTTAAGAGCGAGCTGCTCTACCAACTGAGCTAAGGAGGGATGGGGATATAGTACCAAATCTACAAAATATTGCAAGTGTTTTACATAAAGAAAAAGGTGTACAACGCTGTGTTGTACACCTTTTGAGGTGGTCATGCGCGGCCTTATTCATCGAGGAATTCCTGCATCTTCCAGAGCTCGTCGCGCATGAGCGTGAGGATCTTGGGGTTCTCGATGCGGCCGTGGCCGTGGCGGTATTCACCGAGCTTGTCGGTGCAGATGTGCTCACCGGTGGTCTGATTCACGCGGTGCTTCTTCTTGACGAGGCACGAGCACTCATCCTTCTTTGGAATGAGGATTTCGACCGTAAAGGTCTCGGTCGGCTCACTCACATCGTCGGCGCGGGTGCGGGCG
This region includes:
- the mltG gene encoding endolytic transglycosylase MltG; the protein is MDNIVDLSTNLQNGVPSVPPPKHASHTVFYVITSILLLLTSAGLGVFYAFMFTPPVDFVPRTIVRIPDGASVQEIATVLTNAHIIKSPEAFAVLVRIKGDDTRMHQGEYYFESPTALPYVIDRIAAADFGIENVKVLIPEGYTRQEMAKVFAAEFPDFSADAFMNETKDMEGYLFPDTYRFFRTATSGQVVSDMRKTFQLKTADLQKEAQLQEKRWSDIVITASLVELEGKTAEDRAKIADIIYRRIAANMPLQLDAPFLYIMNKASLQLTQEDLYTQSPYNTYRNKGLPPTPIASPGLMSISAALHPIANEYLYYLSDKAGIIHYAKDFNEHRKNKQLYLK